In Ignisphaera sp., the DNA window GGCCAATGCTCCAGCTATTACACGAGCAACTGTTTCCCTACCACTAGCTCTTCCACCACCTCTGTAATCCCAATTCTCATAACCATACTTAATGATATAGGGGATATCAGCGTGATTAGGTCTTGGGGTGTACTTGATCTCTTCGTAGTAACTCGAGTCTACATCTATATTCCTCACAATAACAGTTATTGGTGCACCCGTAGTCTTGCCATTGAATATACCACTAATGATCTCTACCCGATCTAGTTCCCTTCTAGGTGATGTAAACGCTTTCCCTGGTCTCCTCAATCTAAGCTCGATTTCTATATCATCTGTACTGATAGGTAATCCAGCTGGAACACCATCAATTACAACCCCTACAGTAGGTCCATGACTTTCCCCAAATGTTGTTACCTTGAAGAATCTACCAAACGAGTTTCCTGGCATACAGATAACCTATAACCTCTTCATATGGTATCCTTACTTCACCGAACCATATCTCTTGAGCTTCCAATGCTTGTTTAACTAGGATCTCGAGCCCATTTATCACCTTAATTCCTCTCATTTTAGCTTTAACAACGAGCTGTGTTTCAACAGGTCTATACACAAACTCTATAACAACATCTGTATTGAGACATACCTCCGGTACTATTTCCGGATTAGGTGTAGCATTCGCAACAACTCTTGATCTATTCTCACATGATTCACCTATTTCAGCATCTACGCCGTATTCCGCGAGGTCTTTAACCAGTTTTTCAGCTCTCGATCTACTTCTATTAATTATCACAATCCTACAGCCCAGTTTTCCTAAAGCGAAAGCTGCTGCTCTCGCTGCTCCACCAGCACCATAGATATAACATAAATCTCCATCCAGATTGTTCAAATTCTCTTTAACAAGCACCTCTATTGCTATATAGTCGGTATTGTATCCAACACCCTTGTGTACGGTATTTACAG includes these proteins:
- a CDS encoding shikimate dehydrogenase — encoded protein: MDWIINASTKLFGVIGRNIQYSLSPPIHNYVFRKTGHNAVYLAFDIPEERFQYLFPALMELCEGLNITIPYKEKVIGFLEDLDPIAKAIGAVNTVHKGVGYNTDYIAIEVLVKENLNNLDGDLCYIYGAGGAARAAAFALGKLGCRIVIINRSRSRAEKLVKDLAEYGVDAEIGESCENRSRVVANATPNPEIVPEVCLNTDVVIEFVYRPVETQLVVKAKMRGIKVINGLEILVKQALEAQEIWFGEVRIPYEEVIGYLYARKLVW